A stretch of Bordetella genomosp. 13 DNA encodes these proteins:
- a CDS encoding HigA family addiction module antitoxin, translating into MTRQVPLATTGEVLLHDWLEPRGISQYALAKAIDVPPRRINEIVKGERAISADTAVRLGIFFNTNAQSWMNLQTHYDTETAREKIGAPKLAEIQRHALAA; encoded by the coding sequence ATGACCCGACAAGTACCGCTTGCCACTACCGGCGAAGTCCTGCTCCACGACTGGCTGGAGCCGCGGGGCATTTCGCAGTACGCACTGGCCAAGGCCATCGACGTGCCGCCCCGGCGTATCAACGAGATTGTCAAGGGCGAGCGCGCCATCTCTGCCGACACCGCCGTGCGGCTGGGCATTTTCTTCAACACCAACGCGCAGAGTTGGATGAACCTGCAGACGCATTACGACACTGAAACTGCCCGAGAAAAGATCGGTGCCCCCAAGCTCGCCGAGATTCAGCGCCACGCCCTGGCCGCTTGA
- a CDS encoding OBAP family protein, which produces MTRTYIACLVILTLGACKGGDTESPVKAPGEDKSAKTATLETGAAALQSKPPVDALNAYLDGFHFYNGRPNMQMEAHHYCSILNDEVIQCVIYDGNVGDAKLMGVEYIISEKLFKELPEAEKPLWHSHVHEVKSGQLVAPGIPQVAEHELMEKLVSTYGKTFHTWHTDLDKTLPLGLPQLMMGFTKDGQADPTMVEARNRRLGVDSEQKRKNREDIPAPPIAAGANAWESGTIIQIEDPTRSPDAHGHHGFSPAPQNNARSVQPK; this is translated from the coding sequence ATGACACGAACATATATCGCTTGCCTGGTCATTCTTACGCTCGGCGCCTGCAAGGGCGGCGACACCGAGTCGCCCGTGAAGGCGCCCGGCGAGGACAAGAGCGCGAAGACCGCCACGCTTGAAACAGGGGCTGCGGCGCTGCAGAGCAAGCCCCCTGTCGACGCTCTCAACGCCTACCTGGACGGCTTCCATTTCTACAACGGACGCCCGAACATGCAGATGGAGGCGCACCACTATTGCTCCATCCTCAATGACGAAGTGATCCAGTGCGTCATCTACGACGGCAACGTCGGCGACGCGAAGCTGATGGGCGTGGAGTACATCATCAGCGAGAAACTGTTCAAGGAATTGCCCGAGGCGGAGAAGCCGCTGTGGCACAGCCATGTCCACGAGGTGAAGTCGGGGCAACTGGTGGCGCCGGGCATTCCGCAGGTCGCCGAGCATGAGCTGATGGAAAAGCTGGTCAGCACGTACGGCAAGACCTTCCACACCTGGCATACCGATCTCGACAAGACCCTGCCGCTGGGGCTGCCGCAGCTGATGATGGGATTCACCAAGGACGGGCAGGCGGACCCGACGATGGTCGAGGCGCGCAACCGGCGGCTGGGTGTAGACAGCGAACAGAAGCGCAAAAACCGGGAAGACATTCCCGCACCCCCTATCGCTGCCGGCGCCAATGCCTGGGAATCGGGAACCATCATCCAGATCGAGGATCCGACGCGCTCGCCGGACGCCCACGGCCATCACGGGTTCTCACCCGCGCCGCAGAACAACGCCAGGTCGGTGCAGCCCAAGTGA
- a CDS encoding glutathione S-transferase N-terminal domain-containing protein: protein MMVLYSGTTCPFSQRCRFVLFEKGMDFEIRDIDLYNKPEDISVMNPYGQVPILVERDLILYESNIINEYIDERFPHPQLMPADPVMRARTRLFLYNFEKELFVHVSTLEDRSAKPDDKKMVVARQHIRDRLAQLAPMLLKNKYMLGEEFSMLDVAVAPLLWRLDHYGIELPKNAAPIQKYAERIFSRPAYIEALTPSEKVMRR from the coding sequence ATGATGGTGCTCTACTCCGGGACCACGTGCCCCTTTTCGCAACGCTGCCGCTTCGTGCTTTTCGAAAAGGGCATGGATTTCGAGATCCGGGACATCGACCTGTACAACAAGCCCGAAGACATCTCGGTGATGAATCCCTACGGCCAGGTTCCCATCCTGGTCGAGCGCGACCTGATCCTGTACGAGTCGAACATCATCAATGAGTACATCGACGAGCGCTTCCCCCACCCGCAGCTGATGCCGGCCGATCCGGTCATGCGCGCGCGCACCCGCCTGTTCCTGTACAACTTCGAGAAGGAACTGTTCGTCCACGTCTCCACGCTGGAAGATCGCTCGGCCAAGCCGGACGACAAGAAGATGGTCGTTGCGCGCCAGCACATCCGCGACCGCCTGGCCCAGCTGGCCCCCATGCTGCTGAAGAACAAGTACATGCTGGGCGAAGAGTTCTCGATGCTGGACGTGGCCGTGGCCCCGCTGCTGTGGCGCCTGGACCATTACGGCATCGAGCTGCCCAAGAACGCAGCTCCCATCCAGAAATATGCCGAACGCATCTTCTCGCGTCCGGCCTACATTGAAGCGCTGACGCCTTCCGAGAAGGTCATGCGCCGCTAA
- a CDS encoding type II toxin-antitoxin system RelE/ParE family toxin: MQQLHAAVDLTFLRVPPGNRLEALQGNSKGQYSARINDQWRVCFRFQGSSALDVEITDYH; the protein is encoded by the coding sequence TTGCAACAGCTCCACGCCGCGGTGGATCTCACCTTTCTGCGCGTCCCACCCGGCAACCGTTTGGAAGCCCTGCAGGGCAATAGCAAAGGTCAGTACAGCGCCCGTATCAACGACCAATGGCGCGTCTGCTTCCGGTTCCAGGGAAGCAGCGCGCTCGACGTAGAGATCACCGATTACCACTGA
- a CDS encoding cytochrome c1: MTMIKKLIGAVALMLTCTAAYAAESGYPLQKAPERINDLAALQNGAKLFVNYCLNCHSANSMRYNKLAEIGLTDDQIRANLLFTGEKVGDLMHIAMTPADAKRWFGTTPPDLSVIARAKSINAGPTGADYIYTYLRTFYRDSSKASGWNNLVFPNVGMPHVLWERQGPRELTTVAMHQAQSKDGAPTWERVTTVYDAQGFADVKTEPVANYHGHGGVETRFKALNPAQAAVYDRDMADLTGFMAWMAEPAQRQRRELGVWVLLFLGVFFVIAWQLNASYWKHVR, translated from the coding sequence ATGACCATGATCAAGAAACTGATCGGTGCCGTAGCGTTGATGCTCACGTGTACCGCCGCCTACGCCGCCGAGAGCGGCTATCCGCTGCAGAAGGCGCCCGAGCGCATCAACGACCTGGCCGCCCTGCAAAATGGCGCCAAGCTATTCGTCAACTACTGCCTGAACTGCCACAGCGCCAACTCCATGCGCTACAACAAGCTGGCCGAGATCGGGCTCACCGACGACCAGATCCGCGCCAACCTGCTGTTCACCGGCGAGAAAGTCGGCGACCTGATGCACATCGCCATGACCCCGGCCGACGCCAAGCGCTGGTTCGGCACCACGCCGCCCGACCTGTCGGTCATCGCGCGCGCCAAGTCGATCAACGCCGGACCCACCGGCGCCGACTACATCTACACCTACCTGCGCACGTTCTATCGAGACTCCAGCAAGGCCAGCGGGTGGAACAACCTGGTGTTCCCCAACGTGGGCATGCCGCACGTGCTCTGGGAACGCCAGGGTCCGCGCGAACTGACCACGGTCGCCATGCATCAGGCGCAGAGCAAGGACGGCGCGCCGACCTGGGAGCGCGTCACCACGGTGTACGACGCCCAGGGGTTCGCCGACGTCAAGACCGAGCCCGTCGCCAATTACCATGGCCACGGCGGGGTCGAAACGCGTTTCAAGGCGCTCAACCCGGCCCAGGCGGCCGTCTACGACCGCGACATGGCGGACCTGACCGGTTTCATGGCCTGGATGGCCGAACCGGCCCAGCGGCAGCGCCGCGAACTAGGGGTCTGGGTGCTGCTGTTCCTGGGCGTTTTCTTCGTGATCGCCTGGCAATTGAACGCTTCCTACTGGAAACACGTGCGATAA
- a CDS encoding ClpXP protease specificity-enhancing factor, producing the protein MGETSTKPYLIRALHEWCTDNGYTPYITVQVDAHTLVPMAHVRDGQITLNVGTLATNKLVLGNEFIEFQARFSGVTENVMVPITAVSAIYARETGAGMGFEVQPYEPSATEGEGSPAEPALADDADGDGPDDDEPKRPRLTIVK; encoded by the coding sequence ATGGGCGAAACCTCGACCAAACCCTATCTGATCCGCGCCCTGCACGAATGGTGTACCGATAACGGCTACACGCCGTACATCACCGTGCAGGTCGACGCGCACACGCTCGTGCCGATGGCGCACGTGCGCGACGGCCAGATCACCCTCAACGTGGGCACGCTTGCCACCAACAAGCTGGTGCTGGGCAACGAGTTCATCGAGTTCCAGGCCCGCTTCAGCGGCGTGACCGAGAACGTCATGGTGCCGATCACGGCCGTCAGCGCCATCTATGCGCGCGAGACGGGCGCCGGCATGGGCTTCGAAGTGCAGCCGTACGAGCCTTCGGCGACCGAGGGCGAAGGCTCGCCCGCCGAGCCCGCCCTGGCCGACGACGCCGACGGCGACGGCCCCGACGACGACGAGCCCAAGCGTCCGCGGCTAACCATCGTCAAATGA